In one window of Desulforhabdus amnigena DNA:
- a CDS encoding type II toxin-antitoxin system RelE/ParE family toxin, which yields MALELLAEDAFHPLLRTHKLKGKLEGSWACSAGYDLRIIFEFTQYEGSETILLESIGTHQEVY from the coding sequence CTGGCACTGGAACTCCTGGCTGAAGATGCTTTCCACCCCCTGTTAAGAACCCATAAATTGAAGGGAAAGCTGGAAGGATCATGGGCATGCAGTGCGGGATATGATCTCAGAATCATTTTTGAATTTACCCAATACGAAGGATCAGAAACCATTCTCCTGGAATCCATCGGAACACACCAAGAAGTTTACTGA